Genomic DNA from Dama dama isolate Ldn47 chromosome 26, ASM3311817v1, whole genome shotgun sequence:
taagcccttgtcagcagcatcatttgcaaatcttttctcccagtctgtagtttgccttttttttctatggtttcctttgctgtgcaaaagtatATAAGTTTGATGAGGACccatttctttattgttttttctcatctttttgttttctctttctaccAGAGTAGAAGACATCTTGAATTGGCCTTCTTTCAGGAACTTTAATTCCCCTTGGATGGTGCTGGGAGGAAGAAgaagttgggtttttttgttttgttttgtttgaatgaCAAATAATACTGGATCATTATAACTTATGTAATTTTCAAAGGTTGtacaattatacaaaaaaaaaaaaaaaaggaggggcaaaCAAGCTGTAGAATTACACAGAATCCTTCTTCAAAATGCACTGGCATggaaattttgaaggaaaaataaatgggactGAAGCAAACTTCCAGAGTGATGaactggcctaatttcaatacTGCTGTGTCTCTGGGACTCAGGAAGCccgaggagagggagagatgagAGAAGGGCAGGTCAGTGGAAGGGTCAGGACACAGATGACTTTTATCAAGTAAGTTTGCCACCTGAACTGGCACCGGAAACAGTAACTGGGCTGGCTGAAAAGCTCCTTCAGGTTTTCATAAGATGGTGTGGAGAACCCTGAGTAAACTCAGTACAGTGACAAGGTCAGTGATCATCCAAGGCAAGCTCAGGATGGGGACCGAGGAAGCCCTGAGCTCTCCCCTCCATGACCTTCTTGCCAGAAATTCTTCCCTGacctctgatcaatttctattaATTAAGGAGACCAAAATGACAAAATGGTCTAACGAGGAAGATTCTGGCTATCAGCACACGAAACTCCTCCAAGAAATGGGaacaggaggaagtggcaacaccCTGGCACCCAGCTAGCAGGCTGGTGAAGCCTCAGGTTAATGACTGAGGCGGCCCTGCCTTGGGGGGGTGGGGCATATGGGCAGAGCAAAGCCGGAGGCCCCAGAAGTGCAGTGTCTGCCTCCCCAGAAAGGATCCGCTCCTCTGACCTGGTATCCTCCACTCCTGCAAAATGGAGATCCAGGTGACAAAGGGACATACGGGTGGCCCTGAGACTCGTCTTGGCTTCCTAGACTTGCTTCTCATTGTCTGGTTCAGCGGGAAGCCAGGCAGTGAGTTCGGGGAGGAAACTGCTGGGTGGGGGCGAGGGGAAGTTGGGTGAGTTAACCTGAACAGGGGTGGTGGTGTGCGCAGGGGTTCTCGAAACTTCTTGCGGGGATGGCGCCGcccccctctcctctttcccttcccctgGGTCGGGTCCTTTTCTCCTCGGTGGCTCCCCTGGGCTACTTGCAGGAGCTCCGGGCCAGAACAGGGGTGCCTTAGCGAAGCAGTAATGTGGGGAGTTTGGGAGGTGACTCTAGGAAAAGAGGGGGCCGGGAAGCTACAGGAAATGCGGTTGAGGCCCCACAGGGCTCAGCCCAGCCCCTGGGAAGTGGGAGTCCTGGAGCCCGGGGAAGGGACCCAGAGCCGCCCTGAAAACCACAAGCCCGACATCCACAAGCCCAGAGCCGCCTGGAAAACCATCTGCCCTTCTGCGCCATCGCAGCCACAACCGCAGCGCTCCTATGCCAGGCTTCAGCACtacgtgaaccctgaacttcaaatcttcaagctgcttttagaaaaggcagaggaaccagagatcaaattgccagtatccactgcatcatcgaaaaagcaagagagttccagaaaaacatcgatttctgctttattgactatgccaaagcctttgactctgtggatcccaataaactgtggacaattctgaaagacatggaaataccagaccacctgacctgtctcttgagaaacctgtatgcaggtcaggaagtaacagtgagaactggacatggaacaacagactggttccaaataggaaaaggagtacgtcaaggctgtatattgtcaccctgcttatttaacttatatgcagagtacatcatgagaaacgctgggctggaggaagcacatgctggaattaagattgccaggagaaatatcaataacctcagatataccgatgacaccacccttatggcagaaagtgaagaagaactaaaaagcctcttaatgaaagtgaaagaggagagggaaaaagttggcttaaaactcaacattcagaaaactaagatcttggcatccagtcccatcacttcatgggaaatagatggggaaacagtggctgactttttttggggagggctccaaaatcactgcagatggtgattgcagccatgaaattaaaagacacttactccttggaaggaaagttacgaccaaccgagacagcatattaaaaagcagagacattactttgtcacaaaaggtccgtcttgtcaaagctatggtttttccagtggtcgggtatggatgtgagagttggactataaagaaagctgagtgcggaagaattgatacttttgaactgcggtgttggagaagactcttgagagtcccttggactgcaaggagacccaaccagtccatcctaaaggagaccagtcctgggttttcatttggaggactgatgttgaagctgaaacttcaatgttttggccacctgatgtgaagagctgaatcatttgagaagaccctgatgctgagaaagattgagggcaggaggagaagaggatgacagagcttgagatggtttgatggcatcaccgacacaatggacatgggtttgggtggactccgggagttggcggtggacagggaggcctggcgtgctgcgcttcatggggttgcagagtcagacacgactgagcaactgaactgaattgatgatcTGCACACAGAGCCCCTTCTGGTCCCTTCCTACTACTGATGAACTGAACTAGGTTCCTTCCCTACTGCTCTCTGGTCCCTTCTTCCTACTGCTGAAGAAAGTACGTCCCTTTCCTACTGCTCTGGGCCTTTGAAGGACCAGCGGTCTTTACCACGGATCAGTTAATCCCGGCAGGGTGGCCCAGGTAGGAGCTACTCAGCTTTCAAGGGCTCGGGCTGGCTGGGTGGCAGCAGGTGGCCTAGCTTCTCCTCGGTGGTGGAGGCAGGTGCTCACAGCAGGATGGATGTTCAGGGCCATCTCGCTGGGATGGGGATCCTGAAGGCTGCCGCTGGTACAGCTCGGGTCTGCTGGCTGCCTGCGGCCCAGGCCCCCCCTTGCCCCCAGAACTCCCACACACTGTATCAGTGTTTGGGCTCGAGCTGTCCTGTCCTGGCAAAGTAGATTCTGAAGGAATGACACTAAATGCAGCTCAACTGGATTGTTAACTTCAAAAAGCTTCACAGTCTTAGAGTTGAAACGAAGGAAAAGTTGCCATCCAGAAGTTGAGGAAGGAAAACTTCAGCCTTGGACAAAACGACCAGCAGAGGAGCCCATTTATGACCCTGTACATGCAGCTCCAGCCGTGTCTACACGTGTGTTTCGTATCAGCCTAGGGATTTGCTGTCCAGGTATATTTCTTGTAGTACTAGTATTAGCTGTTTTGCATCTTCATAGTGTGAGACGGATTGAACTGGAAGATAGCATCAGCGCCAGCAGTAGTTCCCAAGGGCTGTCTCAGTCCCAGTCCTTCCCAGATGTCTCAGTGTGTGAGAGGCAACACACCCAACAATACAGCCCCCATCTCCAGTTGTCCTCCCTTGTGGGTAGAGGAGTAGGACTTGAGAAGCGTCACTCTTTTGGAGGCCAAAGCTAAGTGAATGATATCAAAATATCTAACCAGGGAGAGGAACTCAAAAGATGTATTCTAAGAAGGTATCTTTTGGTGTGCTTTCCATGGGGGTTATGTAGATGAAAAAGATCCAGATAAAGAGCAACAAGCCTTTGTAAAAACAGAGATCATACTTCTGAAATTCAGGTGACAACGATGCTCCCTGAAAGTTGTAAGCTACGAGGTCTTCATCACAGAAATCTTCCTATTACCCATGTGTGAACAGAAGAAGGGGAAAAGCCCATGGTGGATTGCCTTACATGAACTGGGGGTACCTTAAATTGTTTCTATGACAGTGCAAATATGTGGAGGCCAACAGTACGCAGGCAACTTCTCAACAAAAGCTAGTTTACATGGCTGCTCAGATTGCCTGTGGAATGAGCTACCTGGTCAGAAAGAAGTCCTCCACAGAGAGCTGGCAGCGAGGAGCTCTGTCATTGAACAACTTCAAGTTAAGAGCAAAGCCAATCCCTCTCCAGAGTCTTGTTCCCCATGGACTCTCACTGTCTGGGGAACAGCAAAATCACAGGATTGATGGATGACATTTGAAAGTCTGGTTAATAATGAGTTCTCcagtcttccctggtgatccagtggttagactccacactcccaatgcaggggcctgggttcaatccctggtgggtgaactggatcctgcatgccacaactgagaagtCAGCGTGCTGCTACTAAAGAGCCCACATGTTTATAACTCTGACCAAACCCCCTTCAGTGGACATCTACCCGTTTGATGTCACCAAGTACCTGATAGAGGGTTACCAAATAGCCCAGCCTATCAACTGTCCTGATGAATCATTTATGTGATGGCTTGTGCTGGGCCTTCAATCCAGAGGAGAGGTACAGTTCCACCAGCTGGCCCGGTGTCTCACAGAGGTCCGTGCAGCCCTGGGGGCCTGTGTCTGACCCTACTCTCACAGTTCCCCAGTGTCAGGAGGAAGGTGCCTTTCCAGGCCCACTTGGAGCCAGCCAGTCATGTACACCACCCAGCATCAGAGAAGCAGATTTGTCTTTCAGAACACCGAGATTTAGGAATACTTTAGCATCTGAACTTTCTAAGACATCTTACTGATGTGGAATACTTTCTCAATCTCACTTTTATTAGCTTGAACTGAAAATGTTTGTGtaaatattttacacatagtTGCCTTAGAGGTACAGGTATATTCTTACAaagtaaatagtttttaaaattgtttaaacaCACATATTTGGACTAACAATCATATTACCAACTGCTTTTTATTGTCTGAATTCTACAAGGTAATGCAGTTGATTCACCTTTGAagttttggtttctttcactaGTTTTGGAGGTGATTCGTCTTCAACATGCAGTACTTTTTCTTAGGAAGATAAAAACCATCCAGCAGTTATGGGCTACTGTCCACCCCCCTCATTTGCTGCAGAGTAGCTATTTGTTCCAAAGTGCCATAGGGGAAGCCACAGGACCGAGCAGAGGATAGTGGCCACATAACAGCTCTAGTGTCACATCCAGGCCAGCTGCTGCTGGTGGGTATTGTTGTTCCCTGTGGCCCTGCTTATGCCAAAACACATAACCACTTCTATCCTATGATGGCTGGCCTCGCTGAACTAATGATTAGGGGTTGATGAGCCCACATCATGATGGGCAACTCCATTCCATGACGAGAGGCCTCATCTCTGCCAGGCCCCAGGACCACACAAGGAGCCACGTTTAAATGGTGTGACTTTCTCCACTGCAACATTCGGTCTGTGTTGTGAGCCTTCAAGTAGAAAATGCACGTAGCACCTTTCTGACCACAGACCCCTCTGATGTCACGGTTTCTGCCGGGTCATCTGCCCAGGAAGCAGCTCCAGCCATGCTCATCGTTCACCAACTGTGACTGCTTTTGTGCTGAGACAGCAGATTGCAACAGAGACCGCGGGTCTGTGAAGCCTAAAATATGTCTTCTGTACTATTACAGGAAACCTAAGGCCAAGTGGTATTAACTGGTGATAGGAGAGGGACCACAGCCCTGCAGCCCTTGAAAGGTTGTACATTGGCACTTGTCTCTGTATTTCCTCTAGGATATTGTGTACACGGACTATTGGGGGATGTGGAGGTAGGGTCTGAAGTCTGAATCTGGAATTCACCAATACGGTAGCCTTCACCCCACGTTAATTTATTAGCTACTAAGGACTCCATGAATGTCACAGGTCCAGAGCATGTGAAATGACCGCTCCATGGTCTCTGGACCCGATGATAACCACTGTAAGCAGAACCTGGGACTGCTTTCCATTGATGGCCTGGTACTCTGAGCTTCGCTCAACAATTGGGGGACCATGATAATGCTATGGTTCCTGTGCATGATATTAGAACCACTAGGTGCAATGTGAATGTGAGAGTAGTTTCTGCTTCTGCAGGTTCACTTACCCCAGTCAATAACCAGGTGGCTCtttgggaaagaaaggaaggacttTTGCACTGGATGTGGTGATGAAAGGGCCCTCCTCTTTAGAACGTGGCTTCTTTCTCTGGTGATACCTTCTGAGAAGTGGCTCAGATCCGGAAAACGTGCCTGGATCAGAAGTTTGGTAGGAATGGATGCTTTTGGCTTCCTGAGCATCCAGCCTTGTGTGCTGCCTCTCTTTAATTCTTTCAATGGTACAGTTTGTATCTAGGTTCCTGCCCATCTGTTTGCCTTTAGGATCGCCCTGTGCTATGAGCCAGCATCATATTCTCTGCAGTCAGGCCCTGGCTGGCATTGAGACTCTCTAATCACTTTGACCCCTGCACCTCTTTTCTGCTGACCTAGAGCATCCCCAACTGGAATCTGATTTTTCCACAACTTCCATCCATGTTCGTGATGGAAGCCCACAGGAACACCACTCCTACCACCATCCCTGATCTTCTGCAGAAGTCATCCTTGAGCTATTGGAGATGCTTCTCATCCACGCTTTCCTCTCGGGCTCCATAGAGTCCATCAGGCTTTCCCGTAGAGCTGGTGGACTGCACACCTTCCTGCCCTTTCACACTGTGTCCGCCCTGCAGAGTCACTTCCCTGAGCCTTGGATCCCCTCCTCTACCACCTGCCTCGGAAGTTCTGGACTTTCTCTTTCATGCCATGTGGGCCAGGCCTTTCTCCAGGCTTCCAAGTCCCATCCTAGTGGGAGATCACCACGTCTCCCCGGCCTTGCTAAGCCCATTGACCGTAATTATtaactctcccttctccagctttGGGTTCTGTGCTCAtcctccccacccacacccccactgGCTGTGATCCGCTTCCTCAGGAACAGCCCCCTTACCCTCTGCAACTCCCACAGACACTCGGAGAGAACCTGACATCCTTTGGGTTTGGGCCTTTCCTTCTGAACCAGCCTGGCCCATCCCTGGGAAAGGTATATGTTGGTTAGTGCTACGTGCGGAGCTCGGGAGCAGAGTGGAAACAGGGCATCTCCAGGGCTGTGGGGTTTCTTGCCTGCCTGAGGCTTTGTTGCCTTCCTCAGTCGTGCCTGGTGAGGGTGTGGGGGGGAGGCGGGGGTCCTGCTCTGTCAGCCCAGCCCGCAGCCTTCCTCTGCTGCCACAGACCTGGGGGAGGAGGCCTACGGGtcttcttctcccaccctcaccctctctgcGGTTTGCCTTCAGAGACGCTCACTCTCTGTCCTATAACTTCACCATCGCTCCTCAGCCCAGACCTGGACAGCTGTGGTGTGAGGTTCATGGCCAGGTGGACGGAGAGGTTTTTCTTGCCTATGACTGTGGTCATGCTAAGATCATATTCACACGTCCATTGGGAGAAGAAGTGAAAACCACAAAGGTCTGGGAAACACAGATCGAAACACTCAGAGATATCAGGGACCAACTGCTTGACTTTACACTGGAGAAACCCAGGGTCATGGGTAAGTTAGAGAGTCCAAGTACAGAAGAAGCAGATGGGGCTTAAAATGCAGTTGGATGTTGGTCCTTCCCTAGTCGTCCAGTGGAAAGAGCAGCTGCTGCATGAGAGACCAGGGCCAGATCAGCTGGGCCCAGGGGACGTGGACCTAGGGGAGGTGGACCCAAGCGGGGCAAAGAATCTGTCAAGCCCAGAGGCTGAGCTCTTTCTTTCCCATGGTGGGAGCAGACCCTCTCACCCTGCAGGCCAGGATGACATGTCGCTGTGAGGATGACAGACACATCAGTGGATCCTGGCAGTTTGGCTTGAATGGACAAATGAGGCTCCACTTTGATTCGGAGAATGGACACTGCAGAGTGGATCACCCTGGAGGCAGATGGATGAAAGAGAAGTGGGAGAATGACAGAGCTGTGACCGAGTTCCTGAAGAAGGTCTCCGTGGGAGACTGTCCGGCCTGGCTTCAGGCTTTCATGGTGCGCTGGGAGAAAAGGTTGAAGACCTCGGGTAAgtgagaagggaggagaaagtgACAGTCCCCTCATGGTGACATGGACCcacccctctgtgtgtgtgtttgaggaaGTGATCCACCAGAGGTGAGTTGTCCTGGGAGACCAATGACCCGGGGATGCTCTGTcatcctccttcctcttccccctcctGACGTCTCTCCTCACATCACAGGCCTTTGGACGGTTTAACATGAATTTTTCCTGATTCCGAACCTGTAgacatcttttttatttctgggaTTTATTTCTCACTGTACCCTCTTTCCAGAATCTTCTTTTAAATGTCTCCAATCCTCCTTCTGGAAATCTGTCAATACCACCTCTGCTGTCAGCTCCTGAGGACTCCATCCTCACGTCACCGTCTCTGATGTCACAGCAGGACTGAGTGGCTGTGTTGGAAACCTCGCTCCCCCAATAGCCCATGAGGACTgggctcctcccttcccccatctcGCCTGAGGATCTATCACTGGGGCCTCCATGCGATGGGTGTACACTGTCTGCACAGTAGGGCTACCTGGGTCAGGGTGGCTGAGGAGGCATCTGCTGAGTTTGGGGTCTGGACAAGGGATTCATGCTTACTCTCCTTGCAGCATCACAGACCACGGACCCCCCCTACAGTGCACACCATGGCCCCAGCCATCGATCTCATCACAGGGATCGCCGCTGGGGTTCTCGCCAGTTGTGGCATGAGCATCCTAGCCTGGATCCTTTATAAGAACAGGTACTGAGGTCAGAATCCAGAGGGAGGGCAGGGGCACAGGGCCTGGTGTGAGGATGGGGAAGTTGAATCCCAGCCAACCGCTGCCCCTCACTGAACCTCTTCATCCTGGAAATGAGCAGGGGGATAAGACCCCATATCACCTGAGAGCAGAACTCGGACAAGCTCAGCCCTGAGATCTGAGAGGTCCCCGCTGTCAGCAGACATTGTGTAAAGGGAGGGGCCCTCACTAGGCTGAAGGCCTATTGATGCTGAAAGGGTTGAGCCACGTCCCCTGACTGAGCACAGACCGCGGGCTGGCAGGGCCCAGGGTGGGTGGTGTGAGATCAGCAGGCGCTCAGGGCGAGGGCAGGACTCCCGGGGCTGAGAGCAGCATGGGGGCTCCACAGGATGTGTCAGCGGGGAGGGGACCCACCCAGGGACCGAGATGAGAGGGGCCGGGCTCTCATCCCaggaggaaggggtgggaagGCCTTTGCAGACCCAACTCCAAAGGCCTGTTCTCACAGGAAGTGGCTTGGGTCCAGCAGGCAAGGCAGGAGCCCCACAGCAGAGACTGTGGGAAGGGGCGAGGCCAGGCCTGTGCTCCTGGGGCAGCAGTTCTGACTCAGCCTGTGGCCTGCCCGTCACCAGCCTCCTGGGGACCCAGAGCCTCCATCACTGAGCGGCCCTGCCTTGAGCAGAGGTGCCTGGGGATGGTGGGCCTGAGCTGGGGTGGAGGCGCCCAGCTGGGCGGGACCAGGAAGAGATGGGGGCAGGGACCCTGGTCCTGAGAGCTGTGTGTGCTGCTGGCTcagaggctggaggggagggaaggaaggaggtttGCCTGCAGCCCCCCAGGGCTGTCAGGAAGCAaggcccctcctccagggacctgc
This window encodes:
- the LOC133047181 gene encoding UL16-binding protein 3-like translates to MAATIDPETRLSLAALLLLGSLWFCPARGGEFLTAEPRGAGPGEQWSYNHPDVRPRPPADPLTLQARMTCRCEDDRHISGSWQFGLNGQMRLHFDSENGHCRVDHPGGRWMKEKWENDRAVTEFLKKVSVGDCPAWLQAFMVRWEKRLKTSASQTTDPPYSAHHGPSHRSHHRDRRWGSRQLWHEHPSLDPL